A single genomic interval of Bradyrhizobium sp. sBnM-33 harbors:
- a CDS encoding ArsR/SmtB family transcription factor, producing the protein MESEQAILALAALAQSTRLDVFRLLAKHEPEGLAAGDIANALTVPQNTMSSHLAILSRAGLVKARRSGRSIVYRADLQSFQSVVLFMLRDCCDGRPEICVPVVESLKPCCPPKQRRKANV; encoded by the coding sequence ATGGAATCTGAACAGGCCATTCTGGCGCTGGCGGCGCTCGCCCAATCGACCCGACTCGACGTGTTTCGGCTGTTGGCGAAGCACGAACCGGAGGGGTTGGCCGCCGGTGACATCGCCAATGCGCTGACGGTACCGCAGAACACGATGTCCTCGCATCTGGCGATCCTGTCGCGTGCGGGGCTTGTCAAGGCGCGGCGGTCCGGCCGCTCGATCGTCTATCGCGCCGATCTCCAGTCCTTTCAGTCCGTGGTGCTGTTCATGCTCAGGGATTGTTGCGACGGCCGGCCTGAAATCTGCGTACCGGTGGTTGAGAGCCTGAAGCCGTGCTGTCCGCCCAAGCAAAGGAGGAAAGCCAATGTCTGA
- a CDS encoding chromate resistance protein ChrB domain-containing protein: MSSYTTISSDKLSKLIGTANTPALIDVRTDEDFAADQRLIPGAVRRNHEEAADWGEEFSGRPAIVVCLRGQKLAQGTAAWLRHLHVEAEALEGGFEGWKAAKLPLVPAAKLPARDAQGRTVWVTRARPKIDRIACPWLIRRFVDPNAVFLFVTPAEVLGVSERFNAAPFDVENVFWSHRGELCTFDVMIEEFGLAMPPLLRLAAMVRGADTGRLDLSPEAPGLLAASLGLSRMFDDDLEQLEAGMTLYDAFYRWCRDATDETHNWPTNKAKS; encoded by the coding sequence ATGTCATCCTACACCACGATATCATCAGACAAGCTTTCAAAATTGATCGGCACGGCGAACACGCCTGCCCTGATCGACGTTCGTACCGACGAGGATTTCGCCGCCGATCAGCGGCTGATTCCCGGCGCCGTCAGGCGCAACCACGAGGAAGCCGCCGATTGGGGCGAGGAGTTTTCCGGCCGCCCGGCCATCGTCGTCTGCCTGCGCGGCCAGAAGCTGGCGCAGGGCACCGCTGCCTGGCTGCGGCATCTGCACGTCGAAGCTGAAGCGCTGGAAGGGGGCTTCGAAGGCTGGAAGGCTGCCAAACTGCCGCTGGTGCCGGCGGCAAAGCTCCCCGCGCGCGATGCGCAGGGCCGCACCGTCTGGGTCACCCGCGCGCGGCCGAAGATCGACCGCATCGCCTGCCCGTGGCTGATCCGCCGGTTCGTCGATCCGAACGCGGTGTTTCTGTTCGTGACGCCGGCTGAAGTGCTAGGGGTCAGCGAGCGCTTCAATGCCGCGCCATTCGATGTCGAGAACGTGTTCTGGAGCCACCGCGGCGAACTCTGCACGTTTGACGTCATGATCGAGGAATTCGGTCTCGCGATGCCGCCCCTGCTGCGGCTGGCGGCGATGGTGCGTGGCGCCGACACCGGGCGGCTCGATTTGTCGCCGGAAGCGCCGGGCCTGCTCGCGGCCTCGCTCGGCCTGTCGCGGATGTTCGATGACGATCTCGAGCAATTGGAGGCCGGCATGACGCTGTACGACGCGTTCTACCGATGGTGCCGGGACGCGACTGACGAGACCCACAATTGGCCGACCAACAAGGCGAAATCGTAA
- a CDS encoding MFS transporter — MTSIATEPKASIGNALIRLLYVARGLRGFGDGFAVIILPAYMTALGYDAIAVGIVATASLLGTALLTLITGWIAPRHDLRPLLISGACLMAATGIAFPAVEHFVLIALVAFIGTINASGGDLGVLVPLEHAVLAHSATDERRTQVFARYSLIGALCTAAGSLAASLPDLLVAGGSTQLAAFRLMFYAYAALGIVCAVLYRHVPHQRGEERAPQTPLGPSRGTVYKLAALFSIDSFAGGFVAQSLLVLWLFERFDLSLSAAGLFFFWSSTLSAFSYPVAAWIAKRIGLVNTMVFTHIPSSIFLILAAFSPNLYVALGFLLLRSALSQMDVPTRTSYVMAVVTPAERPAAASVTAVPRSLASAVSPAIAGALLMTSFTGLPLVVCGTLKIAYDLALLFSFRHIKPPEEQGR; from the coding sequence ATGACGAGCATTGCGACCGAGCCGAAGGCTTCGATCGGAAACGCGCTGATCCGGCTACTCTATGTCGCGCGTGGCCTGCGCGGCTTCGGCGACGGTTTTGCCGTCATCATCCTGCCAGCCTATATGACCGCGCTGGGATACGATGCTATTGCCGTCGGCATCGTCGCGACGGCGTCGCTGTTGGGAACGGCGCTGCTGACGCTGATCACCGGCTGGATCGCGCCGCGCCATGACCTGCGGCCGTTGCTGATATCGGGCGCCTGCCTGATGGCGGCGACCGGCATCGCCTTTCCCGCGGTCGAGCATTTTGTTCTGATCGCGCTCGTCGCGTTCATCGGCACCATCAATGCCTCCGGCGGCGATCTCGGCGTGCTGGTGCCGCTCGAGCACGCGGTGCTGGCCCATAGCGCAACCGATGAGCGCCGCACCCAGGTGTTCGCGCGCTACAGCCTGATCGGCGCGCTCTGTACCGCGGCGGGGTCGCTTGCGGCATCGCTGCCGGATTTGCTCGTGGCGGGCGGCAGCACGCAACTCGCCGCATTCCGCCTGATGTTCTATGCCTATGCCGCACTCGGCATCGTCTGCGCGGTGCTCTATCGCCACGTGCCGCATCAGCGCGGCGAGGAGAGAGCGCCGCAGACGCCGCTCGGGCCGTCGAGAGGCACCGTCTACAAGCTCGCGGCGCTGTTCAGCATCGATTCCTTTGCCGGCGGCTTCGTCGCGCAATCCTTGCTGGTGCTGTGGCTGTTCGAGCGTTTCGATCTGTCATTGTCTGCGGCCGGATTGTTTTTCTTCTGGTCGAGCACGCTCAGCGCCTTTTCCTATCCGGTCGCCGCCTGGATCGCCAAGCGCATCGGCCTTGTCAACACCATGGTGTTCACCCACATTCCCTCCAGCATCTTCCTGATCCTGGCGGCGTTTTCGCCGAATCTTTATGTGGCGCTCGGCTTCCTGCTGTTGCGCTCGGCGCTGTCGCAAATGGACGTGCCGACCCGCACCTCCTATGTCATGGCCGTGGTGACGCCGGCCGAGCGGCCGGCCGCTGCAAGCGTCACCGCCGTGCCGCGCAGCCTCGCATCTGCCGTCAGCCCGGCGATCGCGGGCGCGCTCTTGATGACGTCGTTTACGGGGCTGCCGCTGGTGGTTTGCGGCACGCTCAAGATCGCCTACGACCTCGCCTTGCTGTTCTCGTTCCGCCATATCAAGCCGCCGGAGGAGCAGGGGCGGTAG
- a CDS encoding ArsR/SmtB family transcription factor, translated as MKLDDAAAHLEALGNPTRLKIYRALIRAGGAGLAVGRLQEKLKIAPSTLSHHIKALVVVGLVTQVRDATTLICHANYEVMRELVGFLVAECCTESAETKDAKTAA; from the coding sequence ATGAAACTCGATGACGCCGCCGCCCATCTCGAAGCGCTGGGTAATCCGACCCGGCTCAAGATCTATCGTGCCCTGATCCGCGCCGGCGGCGCTGGGCTTGCCGTCGGTCGCCTGCAGGAGAAATTGAAAATCGCGCCCTCGACCCTCTCCCACCATATCAAGGCCCTGGTGGTGGTCGGTCTGGTGACGCAGGTGCGCGATGCCACCACGCTGATCTGCCACGCCAACTATGAAGTGATGCGGGAGCTGGTAGGTTTTCTGGTTGCCGAATGCTGCACAGAAAGCGCCGAAACCAAGGATGCCAAGACCGCGGCTTAG
- a CDS encoding DMT family transporter gives MGEWIGVAIALVSSSLGGSAAAITRYLAGNTDPITLAILRWGIGFCCVLPAALLMKARWPKRADWPAVAALGFCFFGVFFVLYNIAMTFTTAARASLALATLPLHTMVVGALLGIEPLTKRKSIGVCIAVLGVAAALATGLSAAPAGAWRGELIMTGAVLCMAFYNVWSRPFIQRSSALGFLTVGMGTGAAALILVGSLTGSVASLGQFGTPQWIAGLYLGVAGGALAFILWVLALERASPTRVANTMTINPVAAGLLATQLVGEPITLNLVVGLIAVFAGIWIATSETAKP, from the coding sequence TTGGGTGAATGGATCGGGGTAGCAATCGCGCTGGTCTCGAGCAGCCTCGGCGGCAGCGCCGCGGCGATCACGCGCTATCTCGCCGGTAATACCGATCCGATCACGCTCGCGATTCTGCGATGGGGGATCGGCTTCTGCTGCGTGCTGCCGGCGGCGCTGCTAATGAAGGCGCGGTGGCCGAAGCGTGCGGACTGGCCCGCCGTCGCGGCACTCGGCTTTTGCTTCTTCGGCGTGTTTTTCGTTCTCTACAATATTGCCATGACGTTCACGACGGCGGCGCGGGCCTCGCTCGCGCTGGCGACGCTGCCGCTGCACACCATGGTGGTCGGCGCGTTGCTCGGCATCGAGCCGCTGACGAAACGAAAGTCGATCGGGGTCTGCATCGCAGTCTTGGGTGTCGCTGCCGCGCTCGCAACGGGATTGTCGGCCGCGCCGGCGGGCGCGTGGCGCGGTGAACTGATCATGACCGGCGCCGTTCTGTGCATGGCATTCTACAATGTCTGGTCCCGGCCGTTCATCCAGCGATCCAGCGCGCTCGGTTTCCTGACCGTGGGCATGGGCACCGGCGCGGCGGCCCTGATCCTGGTCGGATCGTTGACCGGCAGTGTCGCATCGCTCGGCCAGTTCGGAACACCGCAATGGATCGCCGGGCTCTATCTCGGCGTCGCGGGCGGGGCGCTCGCGTTCATCCTGTGGGTGCTGGCGCTAGAGCGGGCGTCGCCGACGCGCGTGGCCAACACCATGACCATCAATCCGGTTGCTGCCGGCCTGCTCGCCACTCAGCTCGTCGGTGAGCCGATCACGCTCAACCTCGTGGTCGGGCTGATCGCCGTGTTTGCGGGCATATGGATCGCGACATCGGAGACCGCGAAGCCATAG
- a CDS encoding arsenate reductase ArsC, which produces MSERIYNVLFLCTGNTARSILAESILRRDGRRNFRAFSAGSQPKGTVNPFAIKVLNRLEYPTDELRSKSWEEFARADAPVMDFVFTVCDNAAGESCPIWPGQPMTAHWGIEDPAAVEGTDIEKEAAFVAAFRYLKNRIAAFTSLPLESIDRLSLGTKLRDIGRSDGATSGQEKAS; this is translated from the coding sequence ATGTCTGAGCGCATCTACAACGTTCTTTTCCTGTGCACCGGGAACACGGCCCGTTCGATCCTGGCGGAATCGATCCTGCGCAGGGACGGCCGCCGCAATTTTCGCGCCTTCTCCGCCGGCAGCCAGCCGAAGGGGACGGTCAATCCGTTTGCGATCAAGGTTCTCAACCGTCTCGAATACCCCACCGACGAATTGCGTTCGAAGAGTTGGGAAGAGTTCGCGCGTGCCGACGCCCCCGTCATGGATTTCGTCTTCACGGTCTGCGACAACGCCGCCGGCGAATCCTGCCCGATCTGGCCTGGGCAACCGATGACGGCACATTGGGGCATCGAGGACCCCGCGGCTGTTGAAGGCACCGATATCGAGAAGGAAGCGGCATTCGTCGCCGCATTTCGTTATCTGAAAAACAGAATTGCCGCCTTTACGAGCCTGCCGCTGGAAAGTATCGACCGCCTGTCGCTCGGGACTAAATTGCGCGACATCGGCCGCAGCGATGGCGCCACGTCCGGCCAGGAGAAAGCCAGCTAA
- a CDS encoding MFS transporter, translating into MSQLPIILALGTTQTLAWASSYYLPAILADPIARDLGISSTWIFAAFSASLVISALIGPRVGRQIDLVGGRSVLSLSNLVLAAGLALLGFTSSISMLVIAWLLLGVGMGAGLYDAAFAALGRIYGDAARRSITGITLLAGFASTVGWPLSAWGLETIGWRNTCFAWAAAHILIGLPLNLLMLPAVKGAKAVVASAVKPHIPIDRTMIVLAFAFAAAWTVTGAMAAHLPRIMEEAGATTAQAVFAGALIGPAQVAGRIFEAGFLSRYHPLVSTRLACITHPIGAAILGLAGGGTASVFALFHGSGNGILTIARGTLPLAIFGPENYGYRLGIIGAPARMAQAAAPLLFGLLIEAMGARVLIVSSALSISALLALFLLRKGPPKPLVDT; encoded by the coding sequence GTGAGTCAGCTTCCGATCATCCTCGCTCTCGGCACGACACAGACCCTGGCCTGGGCTTCGAGCTACTATCTGCCGGCGATTCTCGCTGACCCAATCGCGCGCGATCTCGGAATATCCTCGACCTGGATATTTGCCGCGTTTTCCGCCTCGCTGGTGATTTCGGCCCTGATAGGCCCGCGTGTCGGACGGCAGATTGACCTGGTCGGTGGCCGGTCCGTGCTGTCGCTATCCAATCTGGTGCTGGCTGCCGGGCTGGCGCTGCTCGGCTTCACGTCATCCATCTCCATGCTCGTCATCGCCTGGCTGCTGCTCGGCGTCGGCATGGGCGCGGGCCTTTACGATGCCGCCTTCGCCGCGCTCGGCCGCATCTATGGCGACGCGGCGCGACGCTCGATCACCGGCATCACGCTGCTCGCCGGATTTGCTTCGACCGTGGGATGGCCGCTGTCCGCGTGGGGGCTGGAAACCATCGGATGGCGCAACACCTGCTTTGCCTGGGCAGCGGCACATATCTTGATCGGCCTGCCGCTCAATCTCTTGATGCTGCCGGCCGTGAAAGGGGCGAAGGCAGTCGTGGCTTCGGCCGTCAAGCCGCATATTCCGATCGACCGCACGATGATCGTGCTCGCCTTCGCGTTCGCCGCGGCCTGGACTGTCACCGGCGCGATGGCGGCGCATCTGCCGCGCATCATGGAAGAAGCGGGCGCGACCACCGCGCAGGCCGTGTTTGCCGGCGCGCTGATCGGCCCGGCGCAGGTGGCCGGGCGGATCTTCGAGGCGGGCTTTCTCAGCCGCTATCATCCGCTGGTCTCGACCAGACTTGCCTGCATCACGCATCCGATCGGCGCGGCCATCCTCGGCTTGGCCGGCGGCGGCACGGCCAGCGTGTTCGCGCTGTTCCACGGCTCCGGTAATGGCATCCTGACGATTGCGCGCGGCACGCTGCCGCTCGCGATTTTCGGCCCGGAGAATTACGGCTATCGCCTCGGCATCATCGGCGCCCCGGCACGGATGGCGCAGGCCGCAGCCCCACTGCTGTTCGGGCTGCTGATCGAGGCCATGGGCGCGCGGGTTCTGATCGTGTCGTCGGCGCTCAGCATCTCCGCGCTGCTGGCGCTGTTCCTGCTGCGCAAGGGACCGCCGAAGCCGCTAGTTGATACGTGA
- the arsC gene encoding arsenate reductase (glutaredoxin) (This arsenate reductase requires both glutathione and glutaredoxin to convert arsenate to arsenite, after which the efflux transporter formed by ArsA and ArsB can extrude the arsenite from the cell, providing resistance.), giving the protein MSVTIYHNPACGTSRNTLAMIRQSGEEPEVIEYLKTPPSRVRLVELIKALGISPRELLREKGTPYAELGLADPKWSDDELIDFMLAHPILINRPIVVTPKGVRLCRPSELVLDLLDKPVQSFVKEDGEAVTRAKQ; this is encoded by the coding sequence ATGAGCGTCACGATCTATCACAATCCCGCCTGCGGCACCTCGCGCAACACGCTGGCGATGATCCGGCAGAGCGGCGAAGAGCCCGAGGTGATCGAGTACCTGAAGACGCCGCCGAGCCGCGTGCGGCTGGTCGAACTAATCAAGGCGCTGGGCATCTCGCCGCGCGAGTTGTTGCGCGAAAAGGGCACGCCCTATGCCGAGCTTGGCTTGGCCGATCCGAAATGGAGCGACGACGAGCTGATCGACTTCATGTTGGCGCATCCGATCCTGATCAATCGGCCGATCGTGGTGACGCCAAAGGGCGTGCGCTTATGCCGGCCCTCGGAGCTGGTGCTCGATTTGCTCGACAAGCCGGTCCAATCCTTCGTGAAGGAAGACGGCGAAGCGGTGACGCGCGCGAAACAGTAA
- a CDS encoding sulfite exporter TauE/SafE family protein, with protein MDGTTLELPLFFLATFVGALVAGLSGFAFGLVVSAIWLYILTPLQTATLIIAFGLLVQGYSVWKLRGALDWRRLWPFVAGAALGVPVGVGVLTWANPAHVRAGVGAFLVLYSLYALLRPAVPAVEAGGAVADAAVGFLNGVLGGITGLAGILVTIWCGLRGWPKDVQRTVFQPVAVAIFAMSAVWIGAKGAITQDTIKLFLIGLPALFAGTWVGLTLYGWLDEASFRKVVLVLLLVSGAVLMT; from the coding sequence ATGGATGGAACGACGCTCGAACTGCCGCTGTTTTTTCTCGCGACCTTCGTCGGCGCGCTGGTCGCAGGTCTCTCCGGCTTCGCCTTCGGTCTCGTCGTCTCCGCGATCTGGCTCTACATCCTCACTCCGCTGCAAACGGCGACGCTGATCATCGCTTTCGGGCTGCTCGTGCAGGGCTATTCGGTGTGGAAGCTGCGCGGCGCGCTCGACTGGCGAAGGCTCTGGCCGTTCGTGGCGGGTGCTGCACTCGGCGTTCCCGTCGGCGTCGGCGTCCTGACCTGGGCGAACCCTGCCCATGTGCGCGCGGGCGTTGGCGCCTTCCTGGTCCTCTACAGCCTCTACGCGCTGCTGCGACCGGCTGTCCCTGCGGTGGAAGCAGGCGGCGCTGTGGCCGACGCCGCCGTCGGTTTCCTCAACGGCGTACTCGGCGGCATCACCGGGCTTGCCGGAATTTTGGTGACGATCTGGTGCGGCCTGCGCGGCTGGCCCAAGGACGTGCAACGCACGGTGTTTCAGCCGGTAGCCGTTGCGATCTTCGCCATGAGCGCGGTGTGGATCGGCGCCAAAGGCGCGATCACGCAGGACACTATCAAGTTGTTCCTGATCGGATTGCCGGCGTTGTTTGCCGGCACCTGGGTCGGGCTCACGCTGTACGGCTGGCTGGATGAGGCTTCGTTCAGGAAGGTTGTGCTCGTGCTGTTGCTGGTCTCGGGAGCGGTGCTGATGACTTGA
- a CDS encoding aquaporin, translating into MSEFDLPRRLAAEALGTALLVATVVGSGIMAETLTKDVALALLGNTLPTGAILVVLITILGPISGAHFNPAVSLIFALRRELTPREALLYIATQIAGGIAGTMLAHAMFALPLLDASLKMRTGGAQWLAEAVAAFGLVATILAGIRFNRAAVPWLVGLYITAAYWFTASTSFANPAVAIARSLTNTFSGIRPADLPGFIAAETCGAIIALIFMGWLLRESDKAHAVLKEAQP; encoded by the coding sequence ATGTCCGAATTCGATCTGCCGCGCCGGCTCGCTGCCGAAGCGCTCGGGACCGCATTGCTGGTCGCCACCGTGGTCGGTTCCGGGATCATGGCCGAGACCTTGACCAAGGACGTCGCACTCGCGTTGCTCGGCAATACGTTGCCAACCGGTGCCATCCTGGTCGTCCTCATCACCATTCTCGGTCCCATTTCCGGGGCCCATTTCAATCCGGCGGTATCGCTGATTTTTGCCCTCAGGCGCGAGCTGACGCCGCGCGAGGCGCTGCTCTACATCGCTACGCAAATCGCCGGCGGGATTGCCGGAACCATGCTGGCGCATGCGATGTTCGCGCTGCCGCTGCTCGATGCATCGCTGAAAATGCGAACCGGCGGCGCGCAATGGCTCGCCGAAGCCGTCGCCGCGTTCGGCCTGGTTGCCACCATTCTGGCCGGTATCCGGTTTAATCGCGCCGCGGTGCCGTGGCTGGTCGGCCTCTACATCACCGCAGCCTACTGGTTCACCGCATCGACGTCGTTTGCCAATCCCGCCGTTGCCATTGCACGCTCGCTGACCAATACGTTTTCGGGCATTCGCCCCGCAGATCTTCCGGGCTTCATCGCGGCGGAAACCTGCGGCGCCATCATCGCGTTGATCTTCATGGGCTGGCTGCTTCGTGAAAGCGACAAGGCGCACGCAGTGTTGAAGGAGGCTCAGCCATGA
- the chrA gene encoding chromate efflux transporter, with amino-acid sequence MGATMNKVAEADAVREIGHGISFGEAFRVWLRVAVLSFGGPAGQIAVMHRILVEEKNWISESRFLHALNYCMLLPGPEAQQLATYIGWLLHRTAGGIMAGGLFILPGIIAIMGLSYIYAAYGNVGFVEAVFFGLKAAVLAIVVHAVVRVGKRALRNRVMIALAAIAFVAIFFFDVPFPIIIIAAGVIGYFGARSGRPEFAAIEHGGGGNKAAAVDSLLGEELPDHVRPSVGSALRVSSVWLLLWAAPVAALLIGLGQANVFSQIALFFSKMAMVTFGGAYAVLAYVAQQAVEHYHWLQPREMLDGLGMAETTPGPLIMVLQFVGFMAAYRDPGTLSPMIAATLGGLLATCVTFIPCFLWIFLGAPYIETLRGNKGLAGALSAITAAVVGVILNLSIWFGLHTLFRQTTPVRSLGLSFDMPVWGSLDVAAFVLAAAAATAIFRLNVGMLWVLAGSCVAGVALRFAGVA; translated from the coding sequence ATGGGCGCGACGATGAACAAAGTGGCCGAAGCCGATGCCGTCAGGGAAATTGGTCACGGCATCAGCTTCGGTGAAGCCTTTCGCGTCTGGCTGCGGGTCGCCGTGCTCAGTTTCGGCGGCCCAGCCGGGCAGATCGCGGTGATGCACCGCATCCTGGTCGAGGAGAAGAACTGGATCTCCGAGAGCCGGTTTCTGCATGCGCTGAACTACTGCATGCTATTGCCGGGACCAGAGGCGCAGCAGCTCGCAACCTACATCGGCTGGCTGTTGCACCGGACCGCCGGAGGCATCATGGCCGGTGGCCTGTTCATCCTGCCCGGCATCATCGCCATCATGGGGTTGAGCTATATCTACGCAGCCTACGGCAACGTCGGCTTCGTCGAGGCGGTGTTCTTCGGGCTGAAGGCTGCGGTGCTCGCGATCGTGGTCCATGCGGTCGTCCGGGTCGGCAAGCGCGCGCTGCGCAACCGCGTGATGATCGCGCTCGCTGCGATCGCGTTTGTCGCGATTTTCTTTTTCGATGTCCCGTTCCCGATCATCATTATCGCGGCCGGCGTGATCGGCTATTTCGGCGCGCGCAGCGGCCGGCCGGAATTCGCCGCGATCGAACACGGTGGCGGCGGCAACAAGGCGGCAGCGGTCGACAGCCTGCTCGGCGAGGAATTGCCCGACCATGTCCGCCCCAGCGTGGGAAGCGCGCTGCGCGTAAGCTCGGTGTGGCTGTTGCTATGGGCGGCGCCGGTCGCAGCGCTGCTGATCGGGCTTGGCCAGGCCAACGTGTTCAGCCAGATTGCGCTGTTCTTCTCCAAGATGGCGATGGTGACGTTCGGTGGCGCCTATGCGGTGCTGGCCTATGTCGCGCAGCAGGCGGTCGAGCATTACCACTGGCTGCAGCCGCGCGAGATGCTCGACGGCCTCGGCATGGCCGAGACCACGCCGGGCCCGCTCATCATGGTGCTGCAGTTCGTCGGCTTCATGGCGGCCTACCGCGATCCCGGCACGCTGTCGCCGATGATTGCAGCGACGCTCGGCGGATTGCTGGCGACCTGCGTGACCTTCATTCCCTGCTTTCTCTGGATCTTCCTCGGCGCGCCCTACATCGAGACGCTGCGTGGCAACAAAGGGCTTGCGGGCGCGCTCTCCGCGATCACCGCCGCCGTGGTCGGCGTGATTCTGAACCTCTCGATCTGGTTCGGATTGCACACGCTGTTCCGGCAAACCACGCCGGTCCGCTCGCTCGGGCTGTCGTTCGACATGCCGGTGTGGGGAAGCCTGGATGTCGCGGCTTTCGTGCTAGCGGCCGCCGCGGCGACGGCGATCTTCCGGCTTAACGTCGGCATGCTCTGGGTGCTGGCCGGATCGTGCGTGGCGGGCGTGGCGCTAAGGTTTGCGGGGGTGGCATAG
- a CDS encoding FAD-dependent oxidoreductase: protein MSEAKKVAIIGAGPVGLAAAAHMLERGLQPIVLEAGDKVGHAMQQWGHVQLFSPWEYNVDKAAARLLAQAGWNSPEPDQYPTGMEMVEHYLEPLAANTALKPHIQTSSRVTAISRAGFDKMKTKGREKAPFEIRYQNGQGPKVVKADAIIDASGTWHSPNPAGANGLSAIGESDISDRIAYGMPDVLGKERARYAGKTVAVLGAGHSAIGTLIDLAKLAEQAPGTRPIWLLRGSDPAKAFGGGANDKLVARGELGAAFAGLVTAGRIKVESEFRVSHLIADGPDLVVGALSGCGARQAVVDELIVATGFRPDLDFVRELRIRLDPAIECPVALAPLIDPNEHSCGTVRPHGARELAQDEPGFYFAGMKAYGRAPTFLMLTGYEQVRSIAADIAGDRAAAERVELVLPETGVCSRSLAPDAGNCCGGPALSDVDACCVADEKAKQQGKTGCGCAS, encoded by the coding sequence ATGAGCGAAGCCAAGAAGGTAGCCATCATCGGAGCCGGGCCGGTCGGCCTTGCCGCTGCCGCCCATATGCTGGAGCGCGGGCTGCAGCCGATCGTGCTGGAAGCCGGCGACAAGGTCGGCCACGCCATGCAGCAATGGGGCCACGTCCAACTGTTCTCGCCCTGGGAATACAATGTCGACAAGGCGGCGGCGCGGCTGCTGGCGCAGGCGGGCTGGAATTCTCCCGAACCGGATCAGTATCCGACCGGCATGGAGATGGTGGAGCACTATCTCGAGCCGCTTGCAGCCAACACGGCGCTCAAGCCTCATATCCAGACGTCGAGCCGCGTCACCGCGATCAGCCGGGCCGGCTTCGACAAGATGAAGACCAAGGGCCGCGAAAAGGCGCCGTTCGAAATTCGCTATCAGAACGGACAAGGTCCGAAAGTCGTCAAGGCCGATGCGATCATCGACGCCTCCGGAACCTGGCATTCGCCGAACCCGGCAGGCGCCAATGGCCTTTCCGCTATCGGCGAGTCTGATATCTCCGACCGCATCGCCTACGGGATGCCGGATGTCTTGGGTAAGGAACGCGCGCGCTATGCCGGCAAGACCGTCGCGGTGCTGGGCGCGGGACATTCGGCGATCGGCACGCTGATCGATCTGGCAAAACTTGCCGAACAGGCGCCGGGCACCCGGCCGATCTGGCTGCTGCGCGGCAGCGATCCGGCCAAGGCTTTCGGCGGCGGTGCGAACGACAAGCTGGTAGCTCGCGGTGAATTGGGCGCGGCATTTGCCGGGTTGGTGACGGCAGGCCGTATCAAAGTCGAAAGCGAATTTCGTGTTTCGCATCTGATCGCCGACGGTCCAGACCTCGTCGTCGGCGCCCTGTCCGGCTGCGGCGCCCGGCAGGCCGTGGTCGATGAACTGATCGTCGCGACGGGTTTCCGCCCCGACCTCGATTTCGTGCGCGAGTTACGCATCCGGCTCGATCCTGCGATCGAATGTCCGGTCGCGCTGGCGCCGCTGATCGATCCGAACGAGCATAGCTGCGGCACGGTGCGGCCGCACGGCGCTCGCGAATTGGCGCAGGACGAGCCAGGCTTCTATTTCGCCGGCATGAAAGCTTACGGCCGCGCGCCGACCTTCCTGATGCTCACCGGGTATGAACAGGTGCGCTCGATAGCGGCCGACATCGCCGGCGACCGAGCTGCCGCAGAGCGGGTCGAACTGGTGCTGCCCGAGACCGGCGTCTGCAGCCGCTCGCTCGCGCCAGATGCCGGCAATTGCTGTGGCGGCCCTGCATTATCGGATGTTGACGCATGTTGCGTCGCGGACGAAAAAGCAAAGCAGCAAGGCAAGACGGGATGCGGTTGCGCGTCCTGA